Within Terriglobia bacterium, the genomic segment CGGACCACGTAGCTGCCGCTGCCAGTCGCGTTGGTCCAATCAAGATGGGCGTTGGGTGGTCCTTTGCTAACGAGCAGCGGGCCCGGATTCCCGGTGAGATCTGCCTCCGTGACGATCCAATCCACCCTCGCCAAAGGGTCGCCTCGGAGATAGAGGTAATCCTCGCCGGTCGTCGCGCTTCCCGGCACTACCTCGGTGAGGAGGCGCCCATTCGGGTCGTAGAGGTAGTTTGTCGTGATAATCCCCGACGTCTTGATGACCCTCCGGCCATCGCCGTCGTAGGTGTACGTGGCCGTTGGCCCTGAATCCACGGTCGCGAGCCGGTCGGCCTGGCTGTACTGGTACGTGTGGGTCCCGTCGCCCGTGATGTTCCCGTTGTTGTCGGAGGAGTAGGTCGCTGCTTCACCACCCGTGCTTGATGCGAGCCGGTTGGTGGACGGGGTGTACGTGTAGTTCGTCGCCGTCACTGGCGTCGCCTCGCCCTTGCACTGCCGGTTACCGTTCAGGTCGTAGGTATAGGTAACGCCGCCGGTGCAGCCGACTCCATTCCCCCAGAGCCCTGGAGCGGAGGCCTGCGTCAGCCGGTGGGCCTCGTCGTACCCGAAGGTACGGTTGTTCGCGGCGTTCAGGTTGTCCGTTCGGCTCGTGAGGTTCAGGTCGTTGTTGAAGACGTGGGTGTAGCTGAGAAGGCCCCCTAGGGTCCACGTGCCGAGCTGGTAGCGGCTTCCGTAAGAACGGGCATCCGAGAGCAGGTTGCCGAACCTCATTTCTGTCCGCGGCCCAAACGGCTTGTACGAGAACGTGTCCGCAACGATCGTGGTTCCCCCGTTCACCTTCGTCCTGACGAGCGACACGCGGTCTGCGTCGTCGTACTGGTAGTCCGCCTCGCCTTGCCGCAGCAGCGGGCTCTCCGTTGGGTAAAGGATCTGAGTGAGGTTGCCGTTCTTGTCGTAGTCGTACTGGGTCGTATAGGTCCTGAACCCGATCGCCTTGTCTTCCTTCTTCAACAGGCCGCGCCGGTTGTAGTGGTAGGCCGATGTGCCCGAGGGGTCCGTCATCCCGGTCCTGCGCCCGACGTTGAAGAACGTCCCCGCCGGAGAATCCGGCGCGTCGTAGCTGTAGGTCACGTTCAGGCTGGGCGTCGGGTACGTGACCGTGAGGAGACGGTTGACGGAATCGTAGGTGCGGTTGACCGTGACCGCGTTCGCGTTCGTGATCGCGGTGAGGTTCCCGGCCGGATCGTAGGCATATGAGGTGAGGCCGGTGTCCGGGGACGTCGTGGAGAGGCGCCACCCCAAGTCGCTGTTCGTGTACGTGGTCTGAAGGCTCCGAGGGTCCTTGACGCTGGCCATGTTATCCTGCCCGTCGTAGCCGTAGGTCGTAAGCAAGCTCGACACGCCCACGGTCTGCGTAACGGTCGAAAGCCGCTTCAGCGTGTCGTAGTCGAACGTGGTCACGTGCCCTTCGGGATCCTGCTCCGTGTGCCGCGTGCCGTCGTCGTAGTACGTGTACTGGGTAAAGACGGGGCCACAGGTACCGGGGGTCGGCGCGCCATGGCAGACGCGTTCCAACCGGTTGAAGCTGTCATACTCGAAGTTCGTGAACCGCTGCGGGACTGCGCCCGCGTCCTGGTACTCCTCTCGCGTCCGGTTCCCCTCAGTGTCGTAGGTGTAGACGATCTTGTTCCCCACGGCGTCGTGGATCTCCTTGAGCCGGTTCACGGTGTCGTACACGTATTCCAGACTGAATGCACAACTCAGGCCGGTCTCGACGCAGTTGGGAAGCCGCACGCGATACAGGTTCCCGACCGGGTCGTACCGGTTCTCCGTGGTGATGGCGTCATCGACAAGCGTCACGCTCGTCACCCGGTCCTTTCCGTCGTACTCGTACTGCGTTTCGACATCGTTCGGGTCGATGACGCTCTTGATATTACCGTACAGGTCGTAAGGTGGGCGTCCGCCGTCGTGCGACGCGTAGTTCGTCTCGTGGCCCATGGCATTCGTGACTCGCTGGAGGCGCGCCCGCTTGTTCACGTCCGCGTCGCCGTCGGGATAGTACGCATAGGTGGTCACGTCGTCCGGCGCCACCGTACGTGGACCATTCACCATCGCGAGCTGGCCGTGGGTGTCGTAGTCGTATCCCGTAATGTTGGTGAAGAAGTCAGACAGGTTGGGCCCCTGACACCCCTCGATCTTCTGTTCCATGAGATCGCCATTGGCAGAGGGCGTTGTCCGGTACGTGTTCGTCACTACCTTGTTCGGGTGCGCGCTCAGGCAGGCACCGCTTCCGACCGAGGGAATCGTGACCGTCTTCAGGAAGCCGAACGTCGTGTCATAGGTGAACGTCCACATCCGCGTGCCAGACCCTTCCGTCCGGGTGAGCACGTTCCCCTGACCGTCGTAGGTCATGTGTGTCAGCACATTTCGGCCGTCGGTGATGTCCGTCACGTTCAGGAAGTTGTCGTACGCGAGCGTCGTGATGACTCCACCGCCGCACGAGGTACACCCGGGTCCGTTGCTTTGCTTGACAAGTCCGCTGAAGCCGTCGAGGGTGTAGGTGGTCTGGAACCCCCGAGAGTTCGTAACCCTTGTCTGGCCCGCCGCGGGGGTGTTGTATTCGAGTGTGTACGCGTAGTTGCCCGCATCCGACTGCGTCGTCGCAATCGTATCGTCCGCGTTGTAGGTGTGCCCCTCGATCAGGTGCGGCGTCGGTGTTGCGGAATCGTAAGCGGCCGTCAAGTTGTGCCGCGGCGGCGTTTCGTTCGGATCGTTGTACTCGTAGGTCACGAACGAGCTGTCGGGGAAGTCCACCCGCGTGAGGTTCCCAGTTCCGGGGTCGTAGGTGTACGTGACTGTCCGGCCGCCCGCTGAGATCGTTTCAATGCGGTCTGGCGTGGTGCCGTAGTAGGTCACGTTCACGACACGGCCGACCGCGTCCGTGATCGCGGTCAGGTTGGAGCCGGTATACGTCAGGGTGATCTTGTTCCCGATGGTTCCGTTGAACGTCCGGTCACTGATCTGGATCAGCCGGCCGCTCGCGTCGAAGTCCCATCTCGTCTGGTGCTTGTCCGTGACCCGCCAGGCGGGGCTCCCGGGTGCCGACAGGACCAGGTGCTCGATGCGGTTTTCGTCCCACGCCCCCTGGCGGTTTTTCGCGAAGTAGATCCGCCGGCCCGCGCGGTCCACGAACACCTCGCGGTTCGTTCCAGCGGGCTCGATCCGCATCTGGTAGGCGTGCTGCCAGCCGAAGCCCATGGCCCCGTTGAACGTGGACTGGCTGTCGTACCGCCGGGTGAACTCGATCGGCAGCGGGCCCGCGATCCGGAGGTCCGTCATCTCGTGGTACATCCTGCCCGTCGCGACGTCGACGGGGCGGCCCACGAAGCTCTTGTTGCAGTCCCCGCAGCCGGTGCACTCCTTGTAGTTGCTCTGCCACACCTGGATCGTGTTCGAGAAGATCGCCGAGCTGCACGGCGAGAAGCACTGAGCGGGTGATGGCCCGCAGAACGGCCGCGGGCTCATCTCGAGTTGGATCGTGTTGAGGCAGGAGTTGAAGGCGTTGCCGTCGAGCGTGATCGTCTTCGTGACGTTGTTGCAGCTTTCGGAGGTGCCGTCGCAACTACAGCCCGCCCCGCTGCACAGCACCGGAACCCCGTTCACGTACGGGACGATGCCGTATGTGCTCTTGACGCCCGTACATATGTTCCCGGTCACCTGGTAGGTCACATCGACCAGATCCGGAGGCCCTCCAGTCAGGTTGACGTTCGCCTCGTCCAGGGGGCCTGTGATCTGGATGACGGGCGCCGCGAACGCATTCGACGCGGCCACCATGGTGAAGGCCAGGGCCACAAGAAACGCCGGCCGGAGTCTACGCATGGTTGAACTCCTCCTGCGAATGGACCGCACGGGCCTCAGAAAGCTGGGAGCAGTATACCGCCCTCGGGACCCTCTCCCGCGTACTTTACGACGACGCCGTTGCGAACTCGCAACATCTCAGGGGCGGCCACGGAAACATTCAACCAACTCTTCGTATTCGCGGACGGCGCGAACTCTCTCCGCTGGGCGTCGAGGCCGCGGCTCTCCTCTGGGCCGGGAGAGCGAGAGAGCCGTACCGCCGCACCGGCCGCTGTTAACCACTTCGTCGGGGGAGACCACGCCGTTGGAGAGCGCGCACCGTATTTGTGGACGGAAAAGGTCGCGAGTTTCGCGGAGGTGAGCGCGGAAAAGCTTGAGATCCCGGGCTCGCCTGTTAAGCAGAACCCCGATTTGTTGTATCCGGTGGTTTGGCTCCCCAGGAGGGACTCGAACTCCGACCCTTTGGTTTACGGCTCGGTGCGTCCCCTAGGTTCGATACCGGGCTTGGCGGAGGGGTGGTCGACAATCCCGAGACGCAAGGAGTTCCTTCGGCTTGGCATCCCCCGTCTCGGCCTGCCTGATCTGCGTGGGATAGACACGCCAGCGCAGCCCTCCCGCCGCCTACGGCGCGAACATCTCCTGCAGCACGACGAGCGCCCTGGTCAGGGTCGCGGGCGCAAGCTTCCCGAGCCGCCGGGCCAGTCGTTCCCGATCGACGGCGCGCATCTGGTCGAGAACGATGGACCCCGCCTTACCGCGGAAGCGGCACGGAATGCGAAACGGGTACGGGTGTCCGCCCGTCGTGAGGGGCGCGATCAGGAACGTTCGCAGATGGGCATTCAGCTCGTCCGGCGACACGACCACACAGGGCCTCGTCTTTCGGATCTCGCCGCCGCGCGTCGGAGCGAGATCGACGAGGAAGACGTCGCCGCGACGGATCCCGGCCGCTACTTCCACTGCCATTGCTCTTCGTCGAAGCGCGTCGGCGTGACCTCGTCGGTCAGCCGGTCGTCGCCCCGCTGCCTCGACCGGCGGGCTGCGTCAGCCCATCCGGAGCGGGGCCGGGAAGCCGGCGTGATGATGATCGCGCCATCCCTCACGCGGATATCGACGTCCTCCGCGAGGCCCGCCTCTTCGATGACCGGCTTGGGGAGGCGGATGCCCCGGGAGTTTCCGATTCGAACGAGACGCGCCTTCATGGTCCCCACCTCCGGGTGTGACCACAATGTACTCACGTTGCGCTCTCCCGTCAACGCGGCCGCACGGAAGCCGAGCGGCCGCAGCGTGGCATTCGGACATCGAGTATGGACGGTACGGCACGTGGGGCTGACCTACAGGCAGCCGTCAGGGGTTTCTCGGGCGAAACCCCGCGCCCTGCGGCTCGGGGCAGGGACCATCCGCCCGGCCTGCCTCGAGGTCGTCGAGCCGCCGCCCCGAAGAACCTACTTCAACATCTCCCACAGGTACGCGTACTCGAGCGCGGTCGTCGTCGCGCGCTGCTTGTTCACGGCGCCGCTACCGTGGCCGCCCTCGATGTTCTCGAAGTAGAGGACCGGGTGGCCCATGTCGAGCATCTTCGCGACCATCTTGCGCGCGTGGCCGGGGTGGACGCGGTCGTCGCGCGTCGTCGTCCAGAAGAACACCTTGGGGTACTGCACGTCCTTCTTGACGAGCTGGTACGGCGACCACGTCTTCATGTACGCCCAGTCCTCCGGCTTCTCGGGGTTCCCGTACTCGTCCATCCAGCTCGCGCCGGCCAGGAGCTTCGAGTACCGCTTCATGTCCAGCAGCGGGACCTGGCAGACCACGGCGTGGAACAGGTCGGGGCGCAGCGTGAACGCGGTGCCGACCAGGAGGCCGCCGTTCGAGCCTCCCTCGACCCCGAGGTGGCGCGACGTCGTGATCTTGCGCGTCACGAGGTCCTCGGCCACGGCGACCAGGTCCTCGTGCGTCTTGATCCGGTTCTCCTTCATACCGGCCAGGTGCCAGCGTGGTCCGAACTCGCCGCCGCCGCGGATGTTGGCCAGGACGTAGACGCCGCCGCGCTCGAGCCACGCCGCGCCCCGGGTGCCGCTGTAGCTCGGCACCATGGACACCTCGAAGCCGCCGTAGGCGTAGAGCAGCGTGGGGGCGTCGTGGCCGGCCTCGTACCCCTTGGGCGTGACCACGAAGTACGGGATCTTGGTGCCGTCCTTCGACGCCGCCTCGTATTGCTCGATGCGCATCCCCTCCGCGTTGAAGAACGCCGGGAGCGATTTCACCTTCTCGGCGCTCCCGCTCTCGGCGAGGAAGAGCGACGAGGGCGTCAGGAAATCCTGGTAATTGAAGAAGAACAGGTCGGCCTCCTCGCTCGCGGCGGCGACGCCGACGTTCCCTCGGCCGGGCAGCGGGACCTCCTCCCGGGTCCACGCTCCCGCCGACAGCGCGAGGCGGTAGAGCTTTCCGCGCACGTTGTCGAGGGTCGTGATCAGGACGCGGTCGCGGGTGTGCGACACCTCGTCGAGGGAGCAGCGCTCCGTCGGCTCGAAGAGCACCGTGAGTACTTTCCGGTCCTGGAGGAGGTCGTCGAGGCGGGCGGCGAGGAGCGCCCCCTGGTGGTAGGCCGTGTCGCCGGGCTTCCAGTCGGTCCTGAGGGAGAACAGCACGTGGTCGCGGAAGATCCCCTTCAGGGACGCGTCCTCGGGGATCGCGAGGCGCACGAGGCGGTTGTCGAGGACGATGTAGACCCGCGAGGTGAACGCGGTGAGGTCCTGCACGACGACGTCGTAGCGCCCCTCCGGGTTGAAGACGCTGCCGCCCCCGGCGCCGACCTCGTCCTGTTTCCCCTCGAAGACCGTCCGCGCCTCGGCGAGAGGGGTGCCGCGCTTCCACAGCTTGACGATGCGGGGGTAGCCGGAGGAGGTCAGGGTGCCGGTGCCGAAATCGGTCGCGACCCAGAGCGTGTCCTTGTCCCTGAAGCTCGCGCTGCTCTTGGCCTCCGCGAGAGCGAACCCCCCGTTGACGAAGCTCTTGGTTTCGGCGTCGAACTCGCGCTGGACCACCGCGTCGCCGCCGCCGCGGGAGAGGCTCACCATGCAGCGCCGGTACTCCGGCGGGAGGCATTCCGCGCCCTTGAAGACCCACGTCTCGTTCTCGGCCTTCGAGAGCGCGTCGACGTCGAGCACGGTCTCCCACGCCGGCTCCGGCGTTCGATACGAGTCGATCGTGGTCCGCCGCCAGATCCCCCGCTCGTGCGCCTTGTCCTGCCAGAAGTTGTACACGAGGCGGCCCTTCAGATCGGGGTACGGGATGCGCGCCTCGGAATCGAAGATCTCGAGGCTCTTCGCGAAGATCGGCTTGTACAGCGGAACGGCCTCGAGCTCGGCCTGCGATTTCACGTTCTGGTCCTTGACCCAGGCGACGGCCTTCGCTCCTTCGATCTCCTCGAGCCACTGGTACGGATCGGGCTCCTGCGCGAGCGCGACGGCGGGAAGGAGCAGAACCAGCGCGGCGGTCGCGGCGGCACCTCTTCGCATGGCGGTCCTCCCTCCCCGGGGCGCCCGCTTCCGGCGGGCGCTCGACGGGAGCCGTGAGTGTTTACGTCCCGGGCTGGACGCGGTTCTGGCGGATCAGGGGGCCTTCCAGACCACCGTCTCCCGCGCGTCGAAGAGGACGAGCGACGCGGGATCGGTCCTCTGCTTCTCCACCGCCTTACCCTTCCTCTTCGTCTCGACCTCGAGCTTCGTGACCCCGAGCACGGCGCGATCGCGCCCCTCGGCGTCCGAGATGGTCATGCTGGGATCGCCGCCCCGCGAGACGTCGAGCCTGGCCGCCGCGAGCCCCTTGCTGGCGGCGACCAGGGGGCCGGAATCCGGCGAGGCCAGGAGCGTGACCGACGCGTCGCCCCGGTCGCCGGGCGACGAGAGGGAAAGGGCCGGGCCCTTGTCGCTCAGGAGCAGCGACGCCTCGGTCCCCGCCGACTTCGAGTCGTCGACCACGAGCCCCGCGGCACCCCCCGCCACCAGCCTGGCGACTCGCCTTCCCTCCGCGTCGCCGAGGTCGAGGATCGTCCCGTCCTTTCCGATCTCGAGGTTGGCCCGCACGCGGCTCTCGTCGCTGAGCGAGAGGACCGGACGGCCCTGGACCAGCGCCAGCTGGATGGCGCCGTCCGTCGGTCCCTTGATGCTCAACGCGGGGTCGCCGTTCGCCTCGACCTTCATGGTGATGCGCGTCGCGCCCACGTCGTCGACGACCTGGATCTCGCGGGCCTTCAGGACCTTCACGGCCTCCTTCTTGGGGGCGGACGGCGCGAGGAGGAGCCCCGCGACCGCCAGGACGGCCGCAGAGAGCGCGACGCGCTTGAGGCGGCGGTTCTCCCGCTCGAGACGCTCCACCCTGGCGACGAGACTACCGTGCGTCGATTCGCTCATGGCTCACTCCCGCGAGTTGCGGACCCGCGGCGATTATAGTTTGAGGAGCGGCCTCGGACGCGCTCCTGAACCGCGGGTTATCATGGCCTCATGCCCGGCCCGCTCGCGAAGGCCCGGAAACTGACCCTCTGCATCGCCTCCTCGTGCGCCTTGCTGGGCTGCGCCCGCTCGCCGGATGCCGGCCCGGGCGAAGGCAGGGTCGCCATCCCGGCCCCTTCCCTCGCCGGGAGCGTGCTCAGTAACGCACCCGAGCAACCCGCGCTGGTCTTGCTGCCGGCCTCGTACGCTTCCTCGGGCCGCGCGTACCCCACGATCTACTTCCTCCCCGGGTTCACCACCGACGTCACGGAGTACATCGATGGCTCGTTCAACGGCCTCGACCTGAGGCGCGTCATGGCCGCCCACGGCGCCGCGCACCCGGGCGCCGAGGCGATCGCCGTGATCGTCAACGGCCGGAACGCGCTGGGCGGCTCGTTCTACGTGAACTCGCCGGTCACCGGGCGGTGGGAGGACGACGTCGTCCTCGACGTGGTCCCGTGGATCGACGCGCACTACCGCACGATCCGCCGCCGCGAGGCGCGGCTCCTGGCGGGCGAGGGCATGGGCGGGCTCGGGGCGCTCCACCTTGCGATGCGCCACCCGGACCTCTTCGGCGCGGTCTACGCGCTGAGCCCGGAGGTGTTCGACGAGAAGGGGCTCGACGATCAAGGGATGCTGTCGCGGCCTGCGCTCGTGAAAGCCTGGCGGATCGAGAGCGAGCGGATCGCCGGCTGGCCCGCGGCCGAGGGACCCGCGCGGCTCCTGCAGTTCGTCGGGGAGCTCTACGCCGCGAACAGCCAGAGGTTCAACCGCTCTCGGGCGTTCGCGTACGCCTATGGCGCCGCGTTCGCTCCCGACCCGGGCGGAGGGCCACCCTTCATGGCCTATCCCCTGCGCGAGAGCGCCGGGACCACGGTTATGGACCCCGAGCGCCGCAGGCTCTGGGAGGACGGCTACGGAGGGTGGGAAGCGAAGATCGCCGCGCACCGCGAGGGGCTGCGATCGCTCCGCGCCATCGGACTCGACATCGGCCGGAACGATGCGCTCGCCTGGGTCCCGCGCGGCGCAAGGCGGGTGGCCGATCTCCTGCGGCAGTCGGGGATCGAGCCCGAGGTCAATGAGCACGACGGAGGGCACTGGGACCGGCTCGGCGAGCGCATCGAGCAGGGGTTGCTTCCGTTCATCGCTCGCCACGTGGCGGCCGGGAACATCGCGACGGCGGAGCGATGAGCCGATTCCGTACTCCGCCTCCAGGCGTCCCCGCGATCCTCGCCGCGGCGGCGTTCGCGGTCTGGCTCGGCGCGGCGCTTCTCCCCTACTACGGGTTCTTCATCGACGAGCTGTACTACGTCGCGTGCTCGAGCCGCCTCGACTGGGGGTACGTGGACCATCCGCCGCTCTCGATCCTCCTCCTGCGCTTCTCCCGCGAGATCCTCGGCGAGGGACGCCTCGCGCTGCGGCTGCCGGCGGCTCTCGCCGGGGCGCTCACGGTCTGGCTGACCGCCCGTCTCGCGCGAAGGCTCGGCGCTCGAGGCCTCGGCCAGGGGATCGCCGGCGGCGCCGTGCTGGCGGCGCCGATCTTCGG encodes:
- a CDS encoding type II toxin-antitoxin system PemK/MazF family toxin produces the protein MAVEVAAGIRRGDVFLVDLAPTRGGEIRKTRPCVVVSPDELNAHLRTFLIAPLTTGGHPYPFRIPCRFRGKAGSIVLDQMRAVDRERLARRLGKLAPATLTRALVVLQEMFAP
- a CDS encoding esterase family protein — protein: MPGPLAKARKLTLCIASSCALLGCARSPDAGPGEGRVAIPAPSLAGSVLSNAPEQPALVLLPASYASSGRAYPTIYFLPGFTTDVTEYIDGSFNGLDLRRVMAAHGAAHPGAEAIAVIVNGRNALGGSFYVNSPVTGRWEDDVVLDVVPWIDAHYRTIRRREARLLAGEGMGGLGALHLAMRHPDLFGAVYALSPEVFDEKGLDDQGMLSRPALVKAWRIESERIAGWPAAEGPARLLQFVGELYAANSQRFNRSRAFAYAYGAAFAPDPGGGPPFMAYPLRESAGTTVMDPERRRLWEDGYGGWEAKIAAHREGLRSLRAIGLDIGRNDALAWVPRGARRVADLLRQSGIEPEVNEHDGGHWDRLGERIEQGLLPFIARHVAAGNIATAER
- a CDS encoding prolyl oligopeptidase family serine peptidase, which produces MRRGAAATAALVLLLPAVALAQEPDPYQWLEEIEGAKAVAWVKDQNVKSQAELEAVPLYKPIFAKSLEIFDSEARIPYPDLKGRLVYNFWQDKAHERGIWRRTTIDSYRTPEPAWETVLDVDALSKAENETWVFKGAECLPPEYRRCMVSLSRGGGDAVVQREFDAETKSFVNGGFALAEAKSSASFRDKDTLWVATDFGTGTLTSSGYPRIVKLWKRGTPLAEARTVFEGKQDEVGAGGGSVFNPEGRYDVVVQDLTAFTSRVYIVLDNRLVRLAIPEDASLKGIFRDHVLFSLRTDWKPGDTAYHQGALLAARLDDLLQDRKVLTVLFEPTERCSLDEVSHTRDRVLITTLDNVRGKLYRLALSAGAWTREEVPLPGRGNVGVAAASEEADLFFFNYQDFLTPSSLFLAESGSAEKVKSLPAFFNAEGMRIEQYEAASKDGTKIPYFVVTPKGYEAGHDAPTLLYAYGGFEVSMVPSYSGTRGAAWLERGGVYVLANIRGGGEFGPRWHLAGMKENRIKTHEDLVAVAEDLVTRKITTSRHLGVEGGSNGGLLVGTAFTLRPDLFHAVVCQVPLLDMKRYSKLLAGASWMDEYGNPEKPEDWAYMKTWSPYQLVKKDVQYPKVFFWTTTRDDRVHPGHARKMVAKMLDMGHPVLYFENIEGGHGSGAVNKQRATTTALEYAYLWEMLK
- a CDS encoding DUF6531 domain-containing protein; translated protein: MRRLRPAFLVALAFTMVAASNAFAAPVIQITGPLDEANVNLTGGPPDLVDVTYQVTGNICTGVKSTYGIVPYVNGVPVLCSGAGCSCDGTSESCNNVTKTITLDGNAFNSCLNTIQLEMSPRPFCGPSPAQCFSPCSSAIFSNTIQVWQSNYKECTGCGDCNKSFVGRPVDVATGRMYHEMTDLRIAGPLPIEFTRRYDSQSTFNGAMGFGWQHAYQMRIEPAGTNREVFVDRAGRRIYFAKNRQGAWDENRIEHLVLSAPGSPAWRVTDKHQTRWDFDASGRLIQISDRTFNGTIGNKITLTYTGSNLTAITDAVGRVVNVTYYGTTPDRIETISAGGRTVTYTYDPGTGNLTRVDFPDSSFVTYEYNDPNETPPRHNLTAAYDSATPTPHLIEGHTYNADDTIATTQSDAGNYAYTLEYNTPAAGQTRVTNSRGFQTTYTLDGFSGLVKQSNGPGCTSCGGGVITTLAYDNFLNVTDITDGRNVLTHMTYDGQGNVLTRTEGSGTRMWTFTYDTTFGFLKTVTIPSVGSGACLSAHPNKVVTNTYRTTPSANGDLMEQKIEGCQGPNLSDFFTNITGYDYDTHGQLAMVNGPRTVAPDDVTTYAYYPDGDADVNKRARLQRVTNAMGHETNYASHDGGRPPYDLYGNIKSVIDPNDVETQYEYDGKDRVTSVTLVDDAITTENRYDPVGNLYRVRLPNCVETGLSCAFSLEYVYDTVNRLKEIHDAVGNKIVYTYDTEGNRTREEYQDAGAVPQRFTNFEYDSFNRLERVCHGAPTPGTCGPVFTQYTYYDDGTRHTEQDPEGHVTTFDYDTLKRLSTVTQTVGVSSLLTTYGYDGQDNMASVKDPRSLQTTYTNSDLGWRLSTTSPDTGLTSYAYDPAGNLTAITNANAVTVNRTYDSVNRLLTVTYPTPSLNVTYSYDAPDSPAGTFFNVGRRTGMTDPSGTSAYHYNRRGLLKKEDKAIGFRTYTTQYDYDKNGNLTQILYPTESPLLRQGEADYQYDDADRVSLVRTKVNGGTTIVADTFSYKPFGPRTEMRFGNLLSDARSYGSRYQLGTWTLGGLLSYTHVFNNDLNLTSRTDNLNAANNRTFGYDEAHRLTQASAPGLWGNGVGCTGGVTYTYDLNGNRQCKGEATPVTATNYTYTPSTNRLASSTGGEAATYSSDNNGNITGDGTHTYQYSQADRLATVDSGPTATYTYDGDGRRVIKTSGIITTNYLYDPNGRLLTEVVPGSATTGEDYLYLRGDPLARVDWIVTEADLTGNPGPLLVSKGPPNAHLDWTNATGSGSYVVRRKQVVSQSDKTFNGSIVIAGVADPTRTYDDPVLSDANRYDYKVLRKTSNDALLFYHTDHLGTPIAMTDGIGALAWRVEQRPFGDGTPVGTVVNNLRFPGQYLDGETGLHYNLFRDYQSRLGRYWEPDPLGLAAGLNLWGYAEGNPIVVLDLSGLDALDVQSVVAKVAKNNNCVNASDELIVCIAWKESGFDPAARNPKSSATGLLQITRNAAQDAGASHDEMTDPDKNIAAASKYLCLRIRWAKGDVKKGLEGYGTGPGYADDLLECESCLKKLPGACGHKDCLDRIHR
- a CDS encoding AbrB/MazE/SpoVT family DNA-binding domain-containing protein, which produces MKARLVRIGNSRGIRLPKPVIEEAGLAEDVDIRVRDGAIIITPASRPRSGWADAARRSRQRGDDRLTDEVTPTRFDEEQWQWK